One window of Caldisericia bacterium genomic DNA carries:
- the nikR gene encoding nickel-responsive transcriptional regulator NikR encodes MGELVRFGVSLEKNLLKRFDNFIKEENYPTRSKAISDLISETLTKREWIKSETVFGSITLFYNHHKRDLSNKLVDLQHDFNDIIISNLHVHIDKDNCLEVIAFKGNSKRVYELNKTLKSIKNLKFNTSIIKIEEV; translated from the coding sequence ATGGGAGAACTTGTTCGTTTTGGAGTTTCTTTAGAAAAAAATTTATTAAAAAGATTTGATAATTTTATAAAAGAGGAAAATTATCCAACAAGATCAAAAGCCATTAGCGATTTAATTTCAGAAACTTTAACTAAAAGAGAGTGGATTAAAAGTGAGACTGTTTTTGGTTCAATAACACTTTTTTATAACCATCATAAAAGAGATTTATCAAACAAGTTGGTTGATTTGCAACATGATTTTAATGATATTATAATTTCAAATCTCCATGTTCATATTGATAAGGATAATTGTCTTGAGGTAATTGCATTTAAAGGAAATTCAAAAAGAGTTTATGAATTAAATAAGACATTGAAAAGTATTAAGAATTTAAAATTTAATACTTCAATTATTAAAATTGAGGAGGTTTAA
- a CDS encoding energy-coupling factor ABC transporter permease, with protein sequence MHIPDGFLDVKTTISFWGISAVFLSYSIKKLRDNLNEKIIPLMGVLGAFVFASQMLNFPILNGTSGHFVGGVLLGIVLGPFAGLITMSSILLIQSLLFADGGIISLGANIFNMGVVGPFLGFYLYKNFLKFFKNNFIISSFLSSFLSVVIGAAFCSIQLGISNTIPISLGLPTMVGIHALIGIGEGVITSLILSFLYKIRKDLIIPETLGGMK encoded by the coding sequence ATGCATATTCCTGATGGTTTTTTAGATGTAAAAACAACTATTTCTTTTTGGGGAATTTCAGCGGTTTTTCTTTCATATTCAATAAAAAAATTAAGGGATAATTTAAATGAAAAAATCATTCCATTAATGGGAGTTTTAGGTGCTTTTGTTTTTGCATCACAAATGTTAAATTTTCCAATTTTAAATGGTACTTCAGGTCATTTTGTTGGTGGAGTTTTACTTGGAATTGTTTTAGGTCCTTTTGCAGGTTTAATTACCATGAGTTCAATATTATTAATTCAATCTCTTCTTTTTGCAGATGGTGGAATTATTTCACTTGGTGCAAATATATTTAATATGGGAGTTGTTGGTCCCTTTTTAGGTTTTTACCTTTATAAAAATTTTTTAAAATTTTTTAAAAATAATTTTATAATTTCTTCTTTTTTATCATCATTTCTATCTGTTGTTATTGGTGCAGCATTTTGTTCTATACAACTTGGAATTTCAAATACTATTCCAATTTCTTTAGGATTACCCACGATGGTTGGAATTCATGCTTTAATTGGAATAGGTGAAGGAGTTATAACATCATTAATTTTAAGTTTTCTTTACAAAATTAGAAAAGATTTAATTATTCCAGAAACTTTAGGAGGTATGAAATGA
- a CDS encoding PDGLE domain-containing protein has product MKKYILILFIISIILALFSPFASSFPDGLEKVSEIFNFQEKERTLISSPMPDYTIPLVQNVNLSTILSGIFGVIITFISLYLLGLVFKKKID; this is encoded by the coding sequence ATGAAAAAATATATATTAATTTTATTTATAATTTCAATAATTCTTGCTTTATTTTCGCCTTTTGCATCTTCTTTTCCTGATGGACTTGAAAAAGTGAGCGAAATTTTTAATTTTCAAGAGAAAGAAAGAACTTTAATTTCATCTCCAATGCCAGATTATACAATTCCTTTAGTTCAAAATGTTAATCTATCTACAATTCTCTCTGGTATTTTTGGAGTTATTATTACCTTTATTTCTCTGTATCTTCTTGGTCTAGTATTTAAAAAAAAGATTGATTAA
- the cbiQ gene encoding cobalt ECF transporter T component CbiQ yields MIKNPLLKFLFTILFIFSVISINNRELEKLLIYLIIILILIIASKIKVKTFLKKLFLLLPFIIIFSITNLFMKYKISSFDKLNFVSITLKPVISLSAIILLIETTNFVYLIQSLKILGIPKEILNTTLLIYRYFFILLDEIKKIEIARDMRYFGGYFKRQVKVYSNIIGVLLLRSIERSERIFNAMKLRGYENEIRYILKLELNKKEIFILFLFILILIFIRIA; encoded by the coding sequence TTGATTAAAAATCCTTTATTAAAATTTCTCTTTACAATATTGTTTATTTTTTCAGTTATTTCAATAAATAATAGAGAACTTGAGAAACTATTGATTTACTTAATTATAATTTTAATTTTAATAATTGCATCAAAAATTAAGGTAAAGACTTTTCTTAAAAAATTATTTTTATTATTACCATTCATAATTATTTTTTCAATTACAAATCTTTTTATGAAATATAAAATATCTTCTTTCGATAAATTAAATTTTGTATCCATTACTCTAAAGCCTGTTATATCTTTATCTGCAATTATCTTATTAATCGAGACAACAAATTTTGTTTATTTAATTCAAAGTTTAAAGATATTAGGAATTCCGAAAGAAATTTTAAATACTACACTATTAATTTATAGATATTTTTTTATATTACTTGATGAAATTAAAAAAATTGAAATTGCAAGAGATATGAGATACTTTGGGGGATATTTTAAAAGACAAGTAAAAGTTTATTCAAACATAATTGGAGTTTTACTTTTAAGATCAATTGAAAGAAGTGAGAGAATTTTTAATGCAATGAAATTGAGAGGATATGAGAATGAAATTAGATACATTTTAAAATTAGAATTAAATAAAAAGGAAATTTTTATTTTATTTTTATTTATATTGATTCTTATCTTTATAAGGATTGCATGA
- a CDS encoding ABC transporter ATP-binding protein: MREAIVVKNLNFSYENSNFKLQNINFVIYERENIGIIGKNGSGKTTLILNLVGILKGDGLIKIFDIPLKKENLKEIRKKVQIVFQNPDDQLFSPTVFDDISFGLLNLGLKEDEVMKRVDDVLKDINMVQYKNYFPNHLSFGEKKKISIATILSMRPEIIIFDEPTQGLDPKSRREIIEIIKKIDGTKIIVSHDLDMIYNLCSKIILLYNGKIISFDDKDKILKDKKLLEECELI; encoded by the coding sequence ATGAGAGAGGCTATTGTTGTAAAAAATTTAAATTTTTCATATGAAAATAGTAATTTTAAACTTCAAAATATAAATTTTGTTATTTATGAAAGAGAAAACATAGGGATTATTGGAAAAAATGGTTCAGGAAAAACAACTCTCATCTTAAATCTTGTAGGAATATTAAAAGGAGATGGTTTAATAAAAATTTTTGATATTCCTTTAAAAAAAGAGAATCTAAAGGAGATAAGGAAAAAAGTGCAAATTGTTTTTCAAAATCCAGATGATCAACTTTTCTCTCCGACTGTTTTTGATGATATATCTTTTGGTCTGCTTAACTTGGGATTAAAAGAAGATGAAGTGATGAAAAGAGTGGATGATGTACTAAAAGATATTAATATGGTTCAATATAAAAATTACTTTCCAAATCATTTAAGTTTTGGTGAAAAGAAAAAAATTTCAATTGCAACTATTCTTTCAATGAGACCAGAAATAATAATTTTTGATGAACCAACTCAAGGACTTGATCCAAAATCAAGAAGAGAAATTATTGAAATTATTAAAAAGATTGATGGAACAAAAATTATTGTTTCTCATGATTTAGATATGATTTATAATTTATGTTCTAAAATTATTTTATTATATAATGGGAAAATAATTAGTTTTGATGATAAAGATAAAATATTAAAAGATAAAAAACTTTTAGAAGAATGTGAATTAATATAA
- a CDS encoding peroxiredoxin, with product MCEHEERKSIPLLGEKFPEIKVLTTHGEMVLPDHFKGKWLVLFSHPADFTPVCTTEFFAFQKRYEKFKKLNCELIGLSVDQVFSHIKWIEWIKEKLGVEIEFPIIADTGEVADKLGLIHPGKGTNTVRAVFVVDDKGFIRIILYYPQELGRNIDEILRAVEGMQVSDKYGVAMPANWPDSEVVGKDHVIIPPAKDIKTAMERFEKAKKGEFECLDWWLCHKKLEK from the coding sequence ATGTGTGAACATGAAGAAAGAAAAAGCATACCACTTTTAGGTGAAAAATTTCCTGAAATTAAAGTTTTAACAACTCATGGAGAAATGGTTTTACCAGACCATTTCAAAGGTAAATGGCTTGTTTTGTTCTCTCATCCAGCAGATTTTACACCAGTTTGTACTACAGAATTTTTTGCTTTTCAAAAGAGATATGAAAAATTTAAAAAGTTAAATTGTGAATTGATTGGCCTTTCAGTTGATCAAGTATTCTCTCATATTAAATGGATTGAATGGATAAAAGAAAAATTGGGAGTCGAGATTGAGTTTCCTATTATTGCAGATACAGGAGAAGTTGCTGATAAACTCGGATTAATTCATCCTGGAAAAGGAACAAATACAGTAAGAGCAGTGTTTGTTGTAGATGACAAAGGATTTATAAGGATTATCCTCTATTATCCACAAGAACTTGGAAGAAATATTGATGAAATTTTAAGAGCAGTTGAAGGCATGCAAGTTTCTGATAAATATGGAGTCGCAATGCCAGCAAATTGGCCAGATAGTGAAGTAGTGGGAAAAGATCATGTAATAATTCCACCTGCAAAGGATATAAAAACAGCAATGGAAAGATTTGAAAAAGCAAAAAAAGGTGAATTTGAATGCCTTGATTGGTGGCTATGCCATAAAAAACTAGAGAAGTAA
- a CDS encoding zinc ribbon domain-containing protein, whose product MPTYEYICSDCGEKFEIFATFEEKEKGLKLKCPKCESKKVSQVFGSVFIINKSSSSSDSKGCSSCNGNSCSSCR is encoded by the coding sequence ATGCCTACTTATGAATATATTTGTTCAGATTGTGGAGAGAAGTTTGAAATTTTTGCGACTTTTGAGGAAAAAGAAAAAGGTTTGAAATTAAAATGTCCAAAATGTGAAAGTAAAAAGGTATCACAGGTTTTTGGAAGTGTCTTTATTATAAATAAATCAAGTAGTAGTTCAGATAGCAAAGGATGTTCCTCGTGTAATGGGAATTCATGCTCCTCTTGTAGATAA
- a CDS encoding GNAT family N-acetyltransferase: MEIKMATEENIIDLFVPCCPSEDKYINAIKFIANLWREFRFKSGWKGFIAYELDIPIGRVELWPIEEGINLISGKDLYFMPCIWVLPNFRKRGVGKALIEEVIKNTIDRSGVMTIGIDGEEWMPISFFKKFDFEEIKLSGLNHPFKSLIKKYKEIETPKLLKPTFNHLKKENKVVVEIVKNLRCPFTIVWYEKLKDTIKEFGDKIELVEYVPLTKDEILKYGSTNVYVDGEEPFFGPLSSDEIRKILNEYLSKKGLI; encoded by the coding sequence ATGGAAATAAAAATGGCAACAGAAGAAAATATAATTGATTTATTTGTTCCATGTTGTCCAAGTGAGGATAAATATATAAATGCAATAAAATTTATTGCTAATTTATGGAGAGAATTTAGATTTAAATCTGGCTGGAAGGGTTTTATTGCCTATGAATTGGATATCCCAATTGGAAGAGTTGAACTTTGGCCAATTGAAGAGGGTATAAATTTAATATCAGGAAAAGATCTATATTTTATGCCATGTATATGGGTGTTACCAAATTTTCGAAAAAGAGGAGTTGGGAAAGCACTAATTGAAGAAGTTATTAAAAACACAATTGATAGAAGCGGAGTTATGACAATTGGAATTGATGGTGAAGAGTGGATGCCTATCTCTTTTTTTAAAAAATTTGATTTTGAGGAGATTAAACTTAGTGGATTAAATCATCCTTTTAAATCTTTAATTAAAAAGTATAAAGAAATTGAAACACCAAAATTATTAAAACCAACATTTAATCATTTAAAAAAAGAGAATAAAGTTGTTGTGGAAATTGTAAAGAATTTAAGGTGTCCTTTTACTATAGTTTGGTATGAAAAATTAAAAGATACTATTAAAGAGTTTGGAGATAAAATTGAATTAGTAGAGTATGTTCCTCTAACAAAAGATGAAATTTTGAAATATGGTTCAACAAATGTCTATGTTGATGGAGAAGAACCATTTTTTGGTCCGTTATCTTCTGATGAAATAAGAAAAATTTTAAATGAATATCTTTCAAAAAAGGGTTTAATATAA
- the efp gene encoding elongation factor P, which yields MIDVNDLRPGVTFELDGEVWIVISFLHVKPGKGSAFVRTKIRNIETGNVIERTFRAGEKVKEAYVERKEFQYMYNDGTMYYFMDNKTYEQIELPEEFIGDEKYYLKEGMSIQVLYYKDRAIGIELPNYVDLEVVETEPGFKGDTAQGGSKPAVLETGLKIQVPLFIEKGEIIRVDTRTGEYLERVGKKE from the coding sequence ATGATTGATGTTAATGATTTGAGACCTGGAGTTACTTTTGAACTTGATGGTGAAGTTTGGATTGTTATAAGTTTTTTACATGTCAAACCTGGAAAAGGCTCTGCTTTTGTAAGGACAAAAATTAGAAATATAGAAACAGGAAATGTAATTGAAAGAACTTTCAGAGCAGGGGAAAAAGTGAAAGAGGCATATGTAGAAAGAAAAGAGTTTCAATATATGTATAATGATGGAACTATGTATTATTTCATGGATAACAAAACATATGAGCAGATTGAACTTCCTGAAGAATTTATTGGTGATGAAAAATATTATTTAAAAGAAGGAATGAGTATTCAAGTTTTGTATTATAAAGATAGAGCAATAGGTATTGAACTTCCTAATTATGTTGATCTTGAAGTTGTTGAGACAGAGCCAGGGTTTAAAGGAGATACAGCACAAGGAGGAAGTAAACCAGCAGTTTTAGAAACTGGACTCAAGATTCAAGTTCCACTTTTTATAGAAAAAGGTGAAATAATTAGAGTTGATACAAGAACCGGAGAATATCTTGAAAGGGTAGGTAAAAAAGAATGA
- a CDS encoding Asp23/Gls24 family envelope stress response protein, whose product MRENLVMSDYAIEHLIEGVIREFREVEGIGSDFAKELIDLFDGDEAKKGIKIKRENESLTIDILLRVFYLVDLIELSKNLRKRIKETLEKFTPYKIKEINFYYIDVKDRNEG is encoded by the coding sequence ATGAGAGAAAATTTAGTTATGAGTGATTATGCAATTGAACATCTCATAGAAGGTGTAATAAGAGAATTTAGAGAAGTAGAGGGTATTGGTTCAGATTTTGCAAAAGAGTTAATTGACCTATTTGATGGAGATGAAGCAAAAAAGGGAATTAAAATAAAAAGAGAAAATGAGTCTTTAACTATTGATATTCTTTTAAGAGTTTTTTATCTTGTTGATCTTATAGAACTCTCCAAAAATTTAAGAAAAAGAATTAAAGAAACTTTAGAAAAATTTACTCCTTATAAAATTAAAGAAATAAATTTTTATTATATAGATGTTAAAGATAGAAATGAGGGTTAG
- the nusB gene encoding transcription antitermination factor NusB, with translation MRVREIAREKALQLLYQRDITSFDIDKIIEKFEFNDTPEESIIYAVELFKGVVENLDYIDKVIQEFLQNWEWERVLTIDKNILRIGTFELLFKKDVPTGAVIDQAVRIAKKYGGYDDSYKFINGILGRIAERYRGEKEA, from the coding sequence ATGAGGGTTAGGGAAATAGCAAGAGAGAAGGCCCTTCAACTTTTGTATCAAAGGGATATAACTTCTTTTGATATAGATAAAATAATTGAAAAGTTTGAATTTAATGATACCCCAGAAGAAAGCATAATTTATGCAGTTGAACTTTTTAAAGGAGTTGTTGAAAATTTAGATTATATTGATAAAGTTATTCAGGAGTTTTTGCAAAATTGGGAATGGGAAAGAGTTTTAACAATAGATAAAAATATTTTAAGAATTGGGACCTTTGAACTTTTATTTAAAAAAGATGTTCCAACTGGAGCGGTTATTGATCAAGCAGTAAGAATTGCAAAAAAATACGGAGGTTATGACGATTCTTATAAATTTATAAATGGAATTTTAGGTAGAATTGCAGAGAGGTATAGAGGTGAAAAAGAGGCTTGA
- a CDS encoding acylphosphatase, producing the protein MKKRLEAKVYGIVQGVGFRFYIHYYAKKYDIKGFVKNNIDGTVTFVGEGEEEDLNKILEHLKTGPTGASVSNLEYKFLEPTGEFKNFVIK; encoded by the coding sequence GTGAAAAAGAGGCTTGAAGCAAAAGTTTATGGCATAGTTCAAGGAGTTGGATTTAGATTTTATATCCACTATTATGCAAAAAAATATGATATAAAGGGTTTCGTGAAAAACAATATTGATGGAACTGTCACTTTTGTAGGAGAAGGAGAAGAAGAAGATTTAAATAAAATTTTGGAACACCTAAAAACTGGTCCAACTGGTGCATCTGTTTCAAATCTTGAATATAAATTTCTTGAGCCAACAGGAGAATTTAAAAATTTTGTTATAAAATGA
- a CDS encoding polyprenyl synthetase family protein gives MKEIFLSFLKEKSEIIEKEIDNILNEYKTSPIYPALTYSIKSGGKRLRPTLLLASYSSFKEDEDKALNFAIAIEFIHTYSLIHDDLPPIDNAETRRGKPSLHKVFGEDIAILAGDAFLTLAFEIMSRERNFKEELVLKSIYEISNASGINGMVGGQVMDVMTSPDEANEELLYYIHSKKTGSLIKASLKVGALLSGTQEDNIKIIEEFGEKVGLSYQILDDIEDAKKESEDENRVTFPKYFGLEKSKEIAKTYLDESLKILESINLRNDILKSFVFYLKSWLS, from the coding sequence ATGAAAGAAATTTTTTTATCTTTTCTTAAAGAAAAATCTGAAATTATTGAAAAAGAGATAGATAATATTCTAAATGAGTATAAAACTTCCCCAATTTATCCTGCTCTTACTTACTCAATTAAAAGTGGAGGAAAAAGATTAAGGCCAACTCTTCTCCTTGCATCTTATTCATCATTTAAAGAAGACGAAGATAAGGCACTAAATTTTGCTATTGCAATTGAATTTATACACACATATTCTTTAATTCATGATGATCTTCCACCAATTGATAATGCAGAAACAAGAAGAGGAAAGCCATCTCTTCACAAAGTTTTTGGAGAAGATATTGCAATTCTTGCTGGAGATGCATTTTTAACTCTTGCATTTGAAATTATGTCAAGAGAAAGAAATTTTAAGGAAGAGTTAGTTCTTAAATCTATTTATGAAATATCTAATGCAAGTGGAATAAATGGCATGGTTGGTGGTCAAGTTATGGATGTGATGACTTCTCCAGATGAGGCAAATGAAGAACTTCTATATTATATTCACTCTAAAAAAACTGGTTCTTTAATTAAAGCATCTCTTAAAGTAGGTGCATTGTTAAGTGGAACTCAAGAAGATAACATAAAAATAATTGAAGAGTTTGGAGAAAAAGTTGGCCTTTCATATCAGATTCTTGATGATATTGAGGATGCAAAAAAAGAGAGTGAGGATGAAAATAGAGTTACATTTCCAAAATATTTTGGTTTAGAAAAATCAAAAGAGATTGCAAAAACTTATTTAGATGAGAGTTTAAAAATTTTAGAGAGCATCAATTTAAGAAATGATATTTTAAAATCTTTTGTTTTTTATCTAAAATCATGGCTCTCATAG
- the dxs gene encoding 1-deoxy-D-xylulose-5-phosphate synthase, translating to MALIDKINLPDDVKKLNFDELKILSHEIRDLIKEVVGKNGGHLSSNLGTVELIISLLYVFNPPKDKIIFDVGHQCYAYKILTGRKNTFQFLRKSEGLSGYPSPKESEYDTFFVGHASNSLSLSLGLATARDLNNESFKIVNIIGDGALTGGEIWEALNNLGQSKKDILIVLNDNGMSISKNVGALSSYFSKLRARKFYRESVNKLNEILKKRGKFGENLINLINKLKLIVKEAIIPGIIFEELGIMYFGPFDGHNIPLLIDVFSKLKDIKTPRIVHIITKKGKGIDFAEEEPDIYHSSHPFLVSSKKEVSFSQIFGDEIVKIGEKNDNVVTITAAMEIGTGLKKFKERFPDRFFDVGIAEEHAVSFAGGLAKGGLLPFVAIYSTFLQRAIDQILLDISLQKVKVNFAVDRAGLVPEDGETHQGIFDIGYFSFSDDFVIMAPKDGDELREMLNFSIYEKRPCVIRYPKDSSENLNIKSKIIPYEPEVLLEGDDALIISLGKASFYAYNASLELKNYDIYPFVLNLRFANPIPIFTVLKYAEKIKKVLIIEEHFYLNGVGSKIIPKLQKINDIKTVHLAITETFPPIGTREELLKRYKLDKDSIKEVLLNLIGKKIKA from the coding sequence ATGGCTCTCATAGACAAAATAAATTTACCAGATGATGTTAAAAAGTTAAATTTTGATGAGTTAAAAATTCTTTCACATGAAATAAGAGATTTAATAAAAGAAGTTGTTGGAAAAAATGGAGGGCATCTCTCTTCAAACTTAGGAACAGTTGAACTTATTATTTCACTTCTTTATGTATTCAATCCACCAAAAGATAAAATAATCTTTGATGTAGGCCATCAATGTTATGCGTATAAAATTTTAACTGGTAGAAAGAATACTTTCCAATTTTTAAGAAAAAGTGAGGGACTCTCAGGATATCCATCTCCAAAAGAGAGTGAATATGACACATTTTTTGTTGGCCACGCTTCTAACTCTCTTTCACTTTCTTTAGGTTTAGCAACTGCAAGAGATCTTAATAATGAAAGTTTCAAAATAGTTAATATAATTGGAGATGGTGCTTTAACTGGTGGCGAAATATGGGAAGCACTAAATAATCTTGGTCAATCTAAAAAAGATATTTTGATTGTCTTAAATGATAATGGTATGTCAATATCGAAAAATGTTGGCGCTCTCTCTTCATATTTTTCAAAATTAAGAGCACGTAAGTTTTATAGAGAATCAGTTAATAAATTAAATGAAATTTTAAAGAAAAGGGGAAAATTTGGAGAAAATTTAATTAATTTAATTAATAAATTGAAACTTATTGTAAAAGAGGCAATAATCCCAGGAATTATTTTTGAAGAGTTAGGAATAATGTATTTTGGACCCTTTGATGGCCATAATATTCCACTTCTTATTGATGTGTTCAGTAAACTAAAAGATATAAAAACTCCAAGAATTGTTCATATAATAACAAAAAAGGGTAAGGGGATTGATTTTGCAGAAGAAGAACCAGATATCTACCACTCTTCACATCCTTTTTTAGTCTCGTCAAAAAAAGAAGTCTCTTTCTCGCAAATTTTTGGAGATGAAATTGTAAAGATTGGAGAGAAAAATGATAATGTTGTTACAATTACTGCTGCTATGGAGATAGGAACAGGTTTAAAAAAATTTAAAGAACGATTTCCAGATCGTTTTTTTGATGTTGGAATTGCTGAAGAACATGCTGTTTCTTTTGCAGGAGGACTTGCAAAAGGAGGGCTTCTTCCTTTTGTTGCAATATATTCAACATTTTTACAAAGAGCAATTGATCAAATTCTACTTGATATATCCCTTCAAAAAGTTAAAGTTAACTTTGCTGTTGATAGGGCTGGACTTGTCCCAGAAGATGGTGAAACACATCAGGGAATTTTTGATATAGGCTATTTCTCTTTTTCAGATGATTTTGTAATTATGGCACCAAAAGATGGAGATGAGTTAAGAGAGATGCTCAATTTCTCTATTTATGAAAAGAGACCTTGTGTAATAAGATATCCAAAAGACTCATCAGAAAATTTAAATATAAAAAGTAAAATTATCCCATATGAACCAGAGGTTCTTCTTGAGGGAGACGATGCACTTATAATCTCTCTTGGAAAAGCAAGTTTTTATGCCTATAATGCTTCATTAGAGTTAAAAAATTATGATATCTATCCATTTGTTCTCAATTTGAGATTTGCAAATCCAATTCCAATATTTACAGTATTAAAATATGCTGAAAAAATAAAGAAAGTTTTAATTATTGAAGAACACTTCTATTTAAATGGCGTTGGATCAAAAATTATTCCAAAACTTCAAAAGATAAACGATATAAAAACAGTTCACCTTGCAATAACTGAAACATTTCCACCAATTGGAACAAGAGAAGAACTTCTTAAAAGATATAAACTTGATAAAGATAGTATAAAGGAGGTGCTATTAAATTTAATTGGAAAGAAAATTAAGGCTTGA
- a CDS encoding TlyA family RNA methyltransferase, producing MERKLRLDKILLERGFFESRSKAQEAIKRGYIIVNGKKVNKSGIYVSDDAHIIVIQDLPFVSRGGEKLKEIIERFNIDINEKVCIDIGSSTGGFTQVLLKYGAKRVYAVDIGEGLLHESLRKDNRVIVKEGVNARYLNESDIPEKVDLISQDISFISSKIIISNCKKLLKDGGEYIVLIKPQFEVGKGKINRGVIKNFDIHREVLIEFLEFIKKEEFSPVGLIPSPIKGGDGNIEYLLYMIKIKPPFDFKVDSLVNKSIEEAKERFYENRNNL from the coding sequence TTGGAAAGAAAATTAAGGCTTGATAAAATTCTTTTGGAAAGAGGTTTTTTTGAATCTCGATCAAAAGCACAGGAAGCAATAAAAAGGGGTTATATTATTGTGAATGGAAAAAAAGTAAATAAAAGTGGCATTTATGTTAGTGATGATGCACATATTATTGTTATTCAAGATCTTCCTTTTGTATCTAGGGGTGGAGAAAAATTAAAAGAAATAATTGAAAGATTCAACATAGATATCAATGAAAAAGTTTGTATTGATATTGGTTCAAGTACAGGTGGATTTACTCAGGTACTACTAAAATATGGTGCTAAAAGAGTTTATGCAGTTGATATTGGAGAAGGACTTCTTCATGAGAGTTTAAGAAAAGACAATAGAGTTATTGTAAAAGAAGGAGTTAATGCAAGATATTTAAATGAAAGTGATATACCTGAAAAAGTTGATTTAATTTCTCAAGACATATCCTTTATATCTTCTAAAATTATAATTTCAAATTGTAAAAAACTACTAAAAGATGGTGGAGAATATATTGTTCTTATTAAGCCTCAATTTGAGGTAGGGAAGGGTAAAATAAATAGAGGAGTAATTAAAAATTTTGATATTCATAGGGAAGTTTTAATTGAATTTTTAGAATTTATAAAAAAAGAAGAATTTAGTCCTGTTGGACTAATTCCATCACCTATAAAAGGAGGGGATGGGAATATTGAATATCTATTATATATGATTAAAATTAAACCACCTTTTGATTTTAAAGTGGATTCATTAGTTAATAAATCAATTGAGGAGGCAAAAGAAAGATTTTATGAGAATAGGAATAATTTATAA
- a CDS encoding NAD(+)/NADH kinase: protein MRIGIIYKEIEEAKNLSKIVMEYLKEKKVDVFYIDNEKDLSNTIILSFGGDGTLLKAFQYAYKFDSPILGINLGGLGFLTDIEKEDVFDALEKLINGKFRIEKRRVLECEIIREGKSFGKYFAFNDFVISKETLSQIITIEIFIDGVSVFKMKGDGVIVSTPNGSTAYSLSAGGPIVSPKCDAYLLTTLCSHKLTARPVVLSREEKLSLKIIDEDSKVFFIEDGIKREDLIKNDHLIFKLSDRDAKLIRLKEKNFYLVVNSKFNWGT from the coding sequence ATGAGAATAGGAATAATTTATAAAGAAATAGAAGAGGCAAAAAATTTATCCAAAATTGTTATGGAATATTTAAAAGAAAAAAAGGTTGATGTTTTTTATATTGACAATGAAAAAGATTTATCAAACACAATTATTTTATCTTTTGGTGGAGATGGAACTCTTCTTAAAGCATTTCAATATGCCTATAAATTCGATTCACCAATTTTAGGAATAAACCTTGGAGGTTTAGGTTTTTTAACAGATATTGAAAAGGAGGATGTTTTTGATGCATTAGAAAAGTTAATAAATGGAAAATTCAGAATTGAAAAAAGAAGAGTTTTAGAATGTGAAATAATAAGAGAAGGGAAATCTTTTGGAAAATATTTTGCTTTTAATGATTTTGTTATTTCAAAAGAAACACTTTCTCAAATAATAACAATTGAAATCTTTATAGATGGAGTATCAGTTTTTAAAATGAAGGGTGATGGTGTTATTGTTTCAACTCCAAATGGTTCAACCGCATACTCTCTTTCTGCTGGTGGACCAATTGTCTCACCAAAATGTGATGCTTATCTTTTAACAACTCTATGTTCTCATAAATTAACAGCAAGACCAGTTGTTTTGTCAAGAGAAGAGAAACTCTCATTAAAAATAATAGATGAAGATAGTAAAGTTTTTTTTATAGAAGATGGAATTAAAAGAGAAGATTTAATCAAAAATGATCACCTAATTTTTAAATTAAGTGATAGAGATGCAAAATTAATAAGACTTAAAGAGAAAAATTTTTATCTTGTTGTAAATTCAAAATTCAATTGGGGTACTTAA